From Triplophysa rosa unplaced genomic scaffold, Trosa_1v2 scaffold137_ERROPOS1633012, whole genome shotgun sequence, the proteins below share one genomic window:
- the spata2 gene encoding spermatogenesis-associated protein 2, whose product MDAKLREDLFRRYVASLENRLEKRAGGATTEAALISAATALLGSNQLDPGQRFRTVPFYNIVENSLRTQRGANLKTLQTAFATLETICTNLLLFPWKKEFRCIKTFTGPYVYQLQSVIGDADLRLLLRSLGYLRDQELQYHCRDHLGASTHLRQLAFELLLSQAECRLLAEVVSMSRGSASELEVVEVRRNTREDAAGCADALRRRDGITADLSRLSVRPADMERAHLRRSGRPSKSVDVTDGAGHWHQASKPVLKPSLSLRKEPLFVDTEEDAKDEILRPNPSLYAMAAPPSFGPAADFFPIQSPPSEPYPYHLSSLDEVDLYTERGSASHQTPSRPPSREPRESRDTWVLKGHMMKCQGCGVSCPSLSSCQRCDMILCSSCHSVEPAPCCGFQDYMKSSRPPDGYMPVKEKLSVYCHTHPHPLPHAQSHALLLDKTVTSVKLFPSKPVTSAGGGGERLSVAGSRCGFCNKPGASYTCVNCSKVSCDPCISLYASDTCTRKSPHHNFLPNHQLNFKSGTISHLVYR is encoded by the exons ATGGATGCCAAGTTGCGAGAAGACCTGTTCCGTAGGTATGTGGCATCTCTGGAGAATCGGCTTGAGAAGAGAGCTGGTGGAGCTACAACTGAGGCGGCGTTGATCTCTGCAGCGACAGCACTGCTGGGCTCAAATCAGCTGGACCCAGGTCAACGCTTTCGCACGGTTCCCTTCTACAACATTGTGGAAAATTCGCTGCGGACTCAGAGGGGTGCGAACCTGAAGACCTTGCAGACGGCATTTGCAACATTGGAAACCATTTGTACCAACTTGCTGCTCTTTCCGTGGAAGAAAGAGTTCCGTTGCATAAAG ACGTTTACAGGGCCATACGTGTACCAGTTACAGTCCGTGATAGGAGATGCAGACCTGCGTTTGCTGCTGCGTTCCTTGGGCTATTTGAGAGACCAGGAACTGCAGTACCACTGCCGGGATCATCTGGGTGCGAGCACCCACCTCCGACAGCTGGCCTTCGAGCTGCTCCTGTCCCAGGCCGAATGCCGTCTACTTGCCGAGGTAGTGTCCATGTCTCGGGGCTCTGCTTCGGAACTGGAGGTGGTAGAGGTCAGGAGGAACACCAGGGAGGATGCAGCCGGCTGCGCCGATGCTCTCCGCAGACGGGATGGCATCACTGCCGATTTGTCCCGCCTTTCCGTGCGTCCGGCAGATATGGAACGCGCCCACCTGCGGCGAAGCGGTCGGCCATCCAAGTCAGTGGATGTAACAGACGGCGCGGGACACTGGCATCAAGCCAGCAAGCCAGTGCTGAAGCCGTCGCTGAGTCTTCGCAAAGAACCTTTGTTCGTCGACACCGAAGAGGATGCAAAAGATGAAATCCTCCGTCCTAACCCCTCGCTGTATGCCATGGCGGCCCCTCCTTCCTTCGGCCCGGCAGCCGACTTCTTCCCGATTCAGTCACCTCCATCTGAGCCTTACCCCTACCACTTGTCCTCCCTGGACGAGGTGGACCTGTACACTGAGCGAGGGTCAGCTAGCCATCAGACGCCCTCTAGGCCACCGAGCCGGGAGCCACGAGAATCACGGGACACTTGGGTTCTAAAGGGTCACATGATGAAGTGCCAGGGCTGTGGTGTCAGCTGCCCGTCGCTCTCTTCTTGCCAGAGGTGCGACATGATCCTGTGTTCATCCTGTCACTCGGTGGAGCCGGCGCCTTGTTGCGGCTTCCAGGACTACATGAAATCGTCCCGGCCTCCGGATGGCTACATGCCTGTGAAGGAGAAGCTGTCCGTCTACTGTCACACCCACCCGCACCCTCTTCCCCACGCTCAGTCCCACGCACTGCTGCTGGACAAAACCGTGACGAGTGTGAAGCTGTTTCCCAGCAAGCCGGTGACTTCGGCGGGCGGCGGGGGTGAGCGTCTGAGTGTGGCCGGCTCCCGCTGCGGCTTCTGCAACAAGCCGGGGGCCTCTTACACCTGCGTGAACTGCTCCAAGGTGTCGTGCGACCCGTGCATTAGCCTTTATGCCAGCGATACATGCACACGCAAAAGCCCTCACCATAACTTTCTGCCCAATCATCAGCTCAATTTCAAATCCGGCACCATATCTCACCTCGTATATCGATAG